The nucleotide window CGTGCATCTGCACGCCAACGAGAATCGCGAGGAGGTCGCCCCGATCGTCGAGGAGCACGGCCAGCGCCCACTGGCGTACGCTGCGGACTGTGGCCTGCTCGACGCGGACGACTTCCTCGCCCACGCCGTCCACCTCGCGGACGGGGAGATCGATCTGCTCGCGGAGCGCGGAACGGGCGTGGTGCACTGCCCGGCGTCGAACATGAAACTCGCGAGCGGGATGGCCCCCGTCCAGCGCCTCCTCGACGCGGGCGTGCCGGTCGCACTCGGCACCGACGGCGCGGCCTCGAACAACGATCTCGACGTGTTCGGAGAGATGCGCGACGCGGCGCTGGTGGGCAAACTCGCCGCCGACGACGCGAGCGCGGTCGACGCCCAGAGCGCGGTCGAAATGGCGACCGCGGGCGGGGCGGACGTCCTCGGCTTCGAGTCCGGGCGGATCGAGGCGGGCGCGAACGCCGATCTGGCCGTCCTCGATCTGGACGCGCCGCATCTGACGCCACAGCACGACCTGGTGAGCCACCTGGTCTACGCCGCCCGCGGGAGTGACGTCCGGCACACGGTCTGTGACGGCCAGGTGCTCATGGCCGATCGGGAGGTCCAGACGCTGGACGCCGACGCGGTCCGCGAGCGCGCGATCTCGGAGGCGACCGCTCTCCTCGATCGGGCGGCCTGACTCGAAACCATCAATTGGCCGCCGGACGGATCGCCGTTCGATGACGGATCGCGGCGATCGATCACGATTCGACCCACGCGGCTTCTATCGGGCGATCGCCGTGCGCTGGCACCGCTGGATCGAGCGGACCGACAACCTGCTCACGCTGTCGGTGCTGGTCGTCCTCCCCGTTCTCATCGGCGGCGTCACCCTCCTCGCCAACCACGAACCCGCGCTGCCCTTTCTGCTCTTCCCGCCGCTGGCCTCGGGTGGCTACTCGCTGTTTGCCGATCCGGGCGCGTGGCGACGAGACGTCCGGCGGTTCGTCGGTGGCCTGTCGGTCGGGGCGGCGAGCGGGTGGCTCGCGCTCGAAGCCGCGACGGCCGTGTGGTATCAGGTGCCGGCGACGAACGTCCACGCCGGCGCGGTCGCGCTGGGCGTGTTGGTGACGGCACTGGTCACGCTCGCCCTCGACCTCCAGGCTCCGGCGGCGTTCTCGACGGCGCTGCTCGTCCACGTCTCCGGCCCCGGTGGGGTCGACCCCGTGGGCTACGTCACGAGCGTGATCGCCGGGAGCCTGATCGTCGCCGGCGCGTACGTCGTCTGGCGGCGCGGCCTGTACGACCGCCGGGCGGGCCTGCTCTACGAGTCGATCGAGGCCGACGATCAGGTGCTCGTGCCCGTCTACGGCGAGACCGCGACGGCGACCGCGACGCTCGGGGCCCGCATCGCCGGTGCGCACGACGCCGGGCGGGTCGTCTTGTGTGGCCTCCTCGACGGGACGGACCCGCCCGCACATCCGGCCAGCGACGCCGATTCGGTCGACGCGGTCGCGGAGGACCTCGAACGGATCGCCGCGGCGGTCACCGATCGGGTCGGCACGCCGGTCGACGTCGTCGTCGCGCGCGGGCGGGCCGACCGGATCCTCCGTGTCGCTCACGACACCGACTGCGATCTGATCGTCGCGCCGGCGGTGTACGCCGACGAGGGCCTCGCGCCGTTCGTCCGGGCGCTGTTCCAGAGCGACCTCGACGTGCTCGTTCACGACTCCCGGGCGGGCCGGACCGAGTGGAATCGCGTGCTCGTCCCGGTCCGGCGCGCGAGCGACGTCGCCCACAGCATGATCGACTTCGCGGACCGACTGGTGGGGTCGGGCGCGGTCAGCGTCTGTCGGTGTGTCGACGCTGCCGACGAGCGCCCGACCGCCGAACGCGCGATCGAGCGGCTGATCACGGCGTTCGATCGCCCGATCGAGACGCGCGTCGCGGTCTCGCCCCTGGAGACGTTTCTCGACGCCTACGCCAGCCAGTACGATCTCGTCGTGATCGGTGCGAGTCGCGACCGCTCGCTGCCCTCGCGGATCCTCTCGCCGCCGACCTATCGGCGTCTCGCGGGCATCGACACCGACCTCGCGATCGTCGATCGCAACTACCGGTCCTGAGTGTCGAACGACTCGAAGGCGGCTTCGAGGTTGTCGAGTTCGGCACCGAACTGTCGCTCGAAAAACGTCTCGACGCCGGGCGCGTGGCCGTCGACGACGAAGCGATTCGAGAGGCTCGTGCCCGTCTCCGTCTCCGTCAGGCGGTGCTCGCCCTGGATGTCCATCACCGATGAGCGACCCACGAACCGGACGAATGCGGGGGGATCGCGCTCGACGTCGCGGGTGTCGACGCTGACGCGTTTGTCGAGCAGCGGGATCGGCAGCGATATCTCCCAGGTCGCGCGATCCACGTGCTCGGGATCGGCATCGACCGCCTCGACGACGCTGATGGCGCGCGCCCGCTCGATCGGGTCGGCAATGAACGCCCAGACGGCGTCCCGGGGGGCGTCGATCTCGATCGTGCGTTCGAGTTCGACGGTCATGGCCGCACTGGGGTGTCCGTCACAATAGGTGGCGTGGTCTCGGCCGTCCACCCGTTAGGCTAGCGTCTGGACCGCGACGATCGCGGCGACGCCCGCGGCGACCGCGAGCGCGAACCCACCCCCGGCGATCAGGTTGTCTGCCGCGGCGACGGCCATCACGCCCGCACCGAGTGCGGCGACGGCGAGCCCCGCGAGTGCGATGCCGACCGGTCGATCGGTCTGTGTCTCCATGCAGGCTCAACGGAGAGCGCCCACTTCACTCGTTCGCCGCGTCGTCGATCTGCACCGGGCCGGCGTCGCGATCCAGCGCGAGGTTCGTCGCGATCTCGGCGTTTCGAACGCCGAAGTCCGCGGTCTGCTGGAGGGCGACCAGCACCTCACGGACCTGCAGGAGGTCGTCGTTGGGCAACTCTTCGAGACCGTCGAAGATGTCCTGGACCTGGTCGTCGATCGCCTGGAACCGCTCGCGGACGTCGGTCGTCACCCCGTGATCGCGCTCGACGGCGGCCTGGATCGCCTGTTCTGAGATCTTGTCGACGTGATCGTTGAACGCACGGATCTGTTTCATCGTCGAATCCGAGACCGCCAGGGTGTGGCCGTCGGCGTCGCGAGCGATCGTCGCGATGTCTTCGGCGCTGTCGGCGGTGAGTTCGAGGTTCTTCGCGAGCGAGCGATACGCGATCAGCGGAAAGCTCTCGGTGAGGCCGACCGCGCGCGCGAGCGTCGGATCGCGATGCGCCGAGAAGATCAACCGGAGGAGGAGGACGAAGATCTTGTTCGCCTGGCGCTCGCGGTTCAGCGCCCGATCCGCGAGTTCGCGATTCCCCTGGCTGAGCGCGTCGATCGCCTCCGAGCGCATCGTCCGGCCGGTCGACTCCAGGCGTTCGAGCAGGTTCGTCAGCGAGAAGTCCGCGGGATCGACCGAACACCGGATCGAGATCCTGTCGGGCGTCTCTTCGATGACACCCAGGCCCATGAGTTGGGCCTCTGCGTTGTACACCGCGGAGATGTGCTCGCCGTCGAGCGTGGCCCGATCTCCCGATTCGACGGCGATCACACGCCGTCCGAGGACGTACTGGGCGACGATCGCTCGTTCGAGCGTGTCGGCGTCCAGGTCCGACGCGTCGATGGTCGCCGTCGACTCGCCGGAATCGATCGATCCCGGCAGGACGGTGATCGACCCCTGATCACCGATGCGCAGGCTCACCTCGTCACCTTTCTCCACGTCGTACGTACGGGCCCACTCCGCGGGCAGCGTCATCGCGAGCGTCGATGGGCCCAGTTGCTGGACCTTGCGGGTCTCCATATCTCGTCCAGGGTCCCTACGGCCTTGTATCTGCCCCGTTCGGTAGAAGGGTGTATAAGGGCATACTATCGCTCCGCGCAGTCACCGGTATTTATGGTGGTCGGCCTGCTATCTCGATACGCCGGGAACGACGCTTTTCTCGTCTGACCGGCACAAAACCGGCGTCGGCACCTCGCACTCCTCGGCGGGTTCGCGCCCCGGGCGACCCCGGTCGTCCCCTTTCGTCTGATCGACTCCCGAGACCGATCAGGGCGAGAGGTGATCGTCGACGGGTTCGGCGGGCACGCCCGCGACGGTCGTCCCCCGGGGCACGTCGCTCGCGACCAGCGAGTTCGCCGCGACCGTCGCGTCCGCGCCGATCCGTACGCCCGGGAGCACCGTCGCGCCCGTCCCGATCGTCGCGCGATCACCGATCCAGACGTCTCCGACGCGATACTCGTCCTGGAGGAACTCGTGACAGAGAATCGTCGCATCGTAGCCGACGATCACGTCCTCACCGAAGGTGATGCGATCGGGCCACATGAAATCGGGCGTCGCGCCGATGGCCAGTGCGGTCCGTGCCCCGACCTCCGCACCGACGGTCCGGAGGACGACGTTTTTCAGCCGGACGCTGGGGACGTACTTCAGTATCCAGATCACCACGGGCATGAACAGCATCCAGATCGGGTTGCGCGCGCGGATCCAGTGGCTGTACACGGAGTTCGGCCCCGGCGTCGCCGTGCGGTCGAGACGGTCCTGTCGTCGCTCGTCGTCCCCGCAAGCCTCGTCGCTCATCGTCGCCTCTCGGTGCCGGGCGTCGCTCGGTCGGTCGAGACCGGGTCCCTCACGGTTTCACTCGCGCAGACTTGCGAGATGTTCGTCGCGCTTGGCGAGCAGGGCCTCGGTCCCGATGTCGTGACGCACGCGGACGCCCTCCTCACCGATCGCCGCGAGGCCGTCTTCGGCGATCGATTCGGCCTCGGCGATGGTGTCGGCGACGCCGACGACCGCGAACGCTCGCGAGGTCGTGGTGTAGATGCCGTCCTCGCGGGCGTCGACGCTGGCATAAAACAGGAGTGCGTCGGTCTCATCGACGGCGTCGGCGTCGATTTTCGTCCCCGCGGCGGGATCGGTCGGATAGCCCTCGGGGACGGCGTACTTACAGACCGTCGCCTGGGAGGCGAAACTCAGGCGTGGGAGTTGATCGCCCTCGCGCGCGGCGACGAGCACGTCGAGCAATGGGGTCGTCATCACGGGCAGTGTGTTCATCGCCTCGGGGTCGCCGAAGCGGGCGTTGAACTCGACGACGCGGACGCCGTCGGCGGTCAGCATGAACTGGCCATAGAGGACGCCCGTGTAGTCGTCGAGCGCCGCGACGGTCTGCTCGATGATATCGACGGCGTCCATGTACTCGGACTCGTCCATGAAGGGCAGTTCGAGACTGGCCGCGCTGTACGACCCCATCCCGCCGGTGTTGGGCCCTTCGTCGCCTTCGTAGGCACGTTTGTGGTCCTGGACGGCGGGGGTGACCCGGACCGATCCGTTCGCGACGAGCGCCTGGACGGTGAACTCCTCGCCGACCAATCGTTCTTCGAGGACGATCCGGTCGTGTTCGGAGTCGCGAATGTAGTCTTTGGCCTCCTCGACCGTCACCTGATCGCCGATGACGCGGACGCCTTTCCCGCCAGTGAGGCCGGCGGGCTTGACGGCCAGGTCTCCGTCGAACTCGTCGATGTACTCGCAGGCGGCCTCGCTGTCCTCGAAGACCGCGTACTCCGGACAGCCCGGAATGTCGTTCCGGTCCATGAACCGCCGTTGGAACTCCTTGTCGGTCTCGATCCGGGCGGCGTCGGCCGACGGGCCGAAGGTTGCGACGCCCTCGGCCTCCAGGGCGTCGGTCACGCCCGCCTGGAGGGCCGCTTCGGGGCCGATGATCGCGAGCGTCGCGCCGATGTCCTCGGCGTACGCGGTCACCGCGTCCGGATCGGTCGTCTCCAGGGTCTCGACGCCGTCCGCGAGGCCGGCGATGCCGGGATTGCGATTCGTCGCACACGCGTACAAGGTACAGTCGTCGGCCAGCGCCCGCGCGATGGCGTGTTCGCGGCCGCCGCCACCCACCAGCAAAACAGTCTCGCTCATGCCCGAAACGGTGGCGCACGCGAACCTAAAGCTTCCTTTTCGGTGGGTTGAGCACCGGCCGGTCGGTCACCGCGACGGGATCGAAACCCCTCACTCCGCGAGGCGTGCGGCGATGCGCTGGGCGCCGTAGGTTGCCGACCGGTCGGGTTCGTCGGGGGCGATCACCTGCACGTCGCGATCCAACTCCTCGCTCAGACGCTGTTCGAACTCGTCGACGAGCCCCGGAATGCAGACCATGCCGCCGGTGAGTGCGATCGGCTGGTTCAACGCGATGTTGTACAGTTTCATGTAGTCGTTGGCCAACTCGGGGAGGAACGTGTTCGCCACCTCCTCGACGACCTCGTCGAGGTACTCGTCGCAGGCGTTCATCACGGACTTCTCGATGGTGAACTCGTGAGAGCCGCCGCCGGGCTGTTGAATCACGTCGGTAAACGGCTCGAAGTTCTCGAAGTCGGCGTGTTCTTCTTTGTACTCGCGGGCGGTCTGAACGTCGATGTTCACCCGGCCCTGGGTCTCCTCTTCCACGTAGTTGGCGATCCGCCGGTCGACCTCGTTGCCGGTGACGGCACCGGTCGTGAACGGTGAGAGCTGTTCGCCACGACGGTAGGCGGAGGCTTCGAGGTTCGTCGAGCCCATGTTGATCGCGATGAAGATCTCACCGACCGCTTCGAGCCCCTCACCAAAGGCTGGGATCGCCCCACACAGCGATTCGGGGTAGCTCTCGACGAGGGCTTTGCCGACGGGGCTGTTCTCGATGACGTCCTGGAGATTTTCGAGGCCGGACTCGTTGTCGATCGTCGGGATGGCGTAGACGACGACGCTGTCCTCGGGCACGTCGTTCGATTCGAGCACCTCCCGGAAGAATCGGGCCGTCAGGTCCGCGCGATCCTCGTCTTCGGGCAACCCGCTGCGCAGCATGAACTGCACGCGATCGGGGTACTCGCGGGCGGCCTGTTCGCCGTACAGCGCCTGTTCCTCGCCACTGATCGGGTCGTCGTAGGTCGCCAGACAGGTCAGCGTCCGGATCGTCCGGAGTTTCCCGCCGTCGGGGTAGGCGATCACCGTCCGGGTGCTCCCGAGTTTGACGCCGATGGGGACGGGCCCGTCCGCCGTGTCGGGGGCACTCTCCTCGGGGGCGTCGGCCTCGTCCGCCGCGGCCTCCGTCTCTTCGTCGGCCTCGGTATCGTCCTCGCTCATACCAGTAGTGATACCATCGCACAGGGTAAATAGCTGTTCGCCGTTCGTCTTCGTTCGGAGCACTCAGGGCCTGAAGACAACTCTCAGCCAACTTCCGCTACATCACAGTCTTCGGGTCGATTTCCCCGTTCTCCGCGTTGAATCTGGGTCGACCGATCAGCTCATCGCGTCGAGTTTGACGACGTAGACCAGGCTCAACAGGTGGTCGTCGACGTCGAGGCCCTCGCCGTCGTGGGCCGGGTGGTCGATGCCCATGAGGTACTCGCCCAACTCCGAGCGAACCGATCCGGTGATCCACTCGACGTCTTCGTAGTAGGCTAGTGCTTCCATCGCGCCGCGATACCCGCCGTGCAAGAGCAGGTACTCCAGCCACTCGAAGATCAGAAACTCGGCGGACTGGACCTCGGGCATCCCCGACAGATAAGGTTTCGTCGTGTCGTCCCGACTGATCGGCATCAGTTCGCGATACAGCGAGGCGCGAAACGACTCGCTCTCGGGGGCGTTCGGTATCGCGTCGAGGGGGTCGGGCTGTCCGTGACGGTCGGCCCCGTCCGGTCGATCACCGTCGGGCCCGTCGGCCATCTCCCGGAGGTGTGTCAGATCGTAGTCCCGGGGGTTGATCGGCATATCGTACACATTCGTGATACTGGGGCATAAAACTTCCACCTCGTCAGACGGGCGAATGACGACGTTGTATCCATTTTCCACCACACTCTCCGTCGGCGCCACTCTGATTTTCTATCGTGATATCCCGAGACGTGATTTTAAGACGGCGGAACGCGGATGTTGGATGAACTGCATGGCCTCACGGGATCGGCCGGTGCGACTCTGTGTCACGAACGCCAAGGGCGGGACTGGCAAGACAACGATCGCGATCAACGTCGCGGGCGCGCTCAACGAGCGCGGGTACGACGTGTTGTTCGTCGACCTCGACCCGCAGGGCAACGCGACCGAAGGGCTCGGCCTCGTCGAGGCCTACGATCGCGGCCCGCCGACGCTGTTCGACGCGTTGACCGATCCCGATGGGGCCTCGATGGCCCCGGGTCTGCTCGTCGACCACCCCGAGATGACGGTCCTCCCGAGCAATATCGATCTGCTCCAGGCCGAGCGCGAACTCACGATCGCCGGGCTGATGGCCCGCGCGAAAGCCGAGGACATGGGCATTCGGGCGGCGGATCTGGAACCGCTGGCGCTGAATATCGACCCCGCGATGATCTCGCCCGGGAACGCCCTGGATCTACTCGATCCCGTCCTCGACGCCGTCGAGGTCGGCTTCGATTACGTCATCGTGGACTCGCCGCCCTTTTACGGGCAGTTGACCGACACCGCGATCTACGCGACGCGGAACGTGATCGTCCCGGCACTGACCGAGGCGACCTCCGAGCGGGCGATCGAGTTGCTCATCGACCAACTCGCGGCACTCGAAGCCCAGGCCGACATCCGGGTCGACACCGTCGGCGTCGTCGCCAATCGCGTCGAACAGACCAACGAGGACGCCGCGATGATCCAGTGGCTCGAAACCGTCTTCTCGGAGTTCCCCGTCTGGCAAGTCCGCAAGCGCGTGGCGCTGCAGCGGGCGTTCTCGGCGGGCCACTCGATTTTCGCTGACGAGGACGCGATCGACATGGAACGCGTCTTCCTCCAGATCGCTGACGAACTGAGCCGCCGATTCGAGCAGCCTACCCCCACCAACCAGGAGACTCAAGCATGACAGACGACGACCGTATGGACCGCGCCGAGCGCATCAAGCGGATGCGCGAAGGCCGCCGCGACGACGCATCGTCCGACGACAGTACCCCCGAGGAGACCGCCGGTGACGAGTCGAGCGACGACTCGCCCACCGGTCAGGATCCCACGGCGTCCGAGCGATCGCCAGGGCCAGACCCAGCGTCGGGCGCATCGGACGAAGATCGGCCCGATGCCGCCAGCGACTCGCCGGCGGACGAGGGGATCGATTCCGACGCGATGGCGGCCGCCAAACGCGTCGCTGAGTCGGTCTCCGGTGTCGACGCCGACACCCTCGCCGCGACGAACGACGCGGTCGAGAGCGGGGCCGTCGACCCCACCGAATCGGACCCCGAGACCGTCGTCCCGACCGAGACCGACGCCGGGGCGGCCGAGTCGAGCGCCGAGACGGTCGCCCCGACCGAGACCGTCGAGACGCGCGTCCTCGAATTCCAACTCGGTGACGAGCGCTACTGTATCGACATCGCGTACGTCGAGGAGATCGTCAAAGACGAGGCGATCACGCGCGTCCCGAACACACCGGCGCTCGTCGAGGGGGTCGTCGACCTGCGCGGCCAGATCACGACGATCCTCGATCCCAAAGAGGTCATCGACGTCGACGATTCCGAGACCGGATCGCTGATCGTCGTCTTCGACGCCGAGGCCGTCGAAGACCAGGGCGCGATCGGGTGGCTCGTCGACGAGGTCCACCAGGTCGGGCCCGTTTCCAAGTCAGATCTGCGGGACTCGCCGGTCGAGGAGGCGTACATCAACGGCGTCATCGATCGGGACGACCAGTTCGTGCTCTGGATCGAACCCGATCTCGCCCTCGACGCGATCGACGAGGAGTGATTCCACCGATCGGTACGTCTCAGAACAGCGCGTCGTCGACGATGCTGGCGGGGCCACCGACCGACCAGACGTGCGTGTCGGTCCCGATGCCCGCGAGACGGTCCTGCACACGATCGACGGCGTCGGCGGTCGTGTTCACGTAGACGCTCGCGCCGGTGTCCGTCGAGAAGTAGGCGGGGATGTCCTCTTCGGAGCGGAGCTCTCGGACCGCCTCGAACACCTCGATGCTGCGGCCGTCCCAGTACACCCACCCCGAGGGGCCGGTCATCGTCGTCGCCGCGAGCGCGAGCGTGTCGCGCTCGGCCGTGTCCGCGACGCGGTCGAACGTGCCCGCGCGCAACGCGTCTTTCATCTCCGCGATCTGATCTCCGACCTGGGCGCGGCGGGCCTCGAACATCGGACTCGCGGCGGCCTCCTCGTGGGCGTCGTCGGTCTCCTTGTAGACGGGAATCTCGACGCCGACGACCCGCCAGTCCTCGACGGCCGATTCGAGGCGATGCGATCGGCAGTCCTGGTCGTTCAGGCCCGCTTCGAGCAAGGAGACGCCACCGGTGACCGCACGCGCCGCCGAGGCCGACCCGCGCCGGGCGATAGCCGAAATCCCGGGCCGCGAGAGGTCGAGGTCGGCGGCCGCGACGAGCGCCGTCGCGAGCGCCGCAAAGCCCGACGCCGAGGAGCCAAAGCCCACGTTCGAGGGAAAGGAGTTCTCGCTTTCCATTCGAACCCGCCGATCGATGCCCGCGCGCTCGCGGACCGCGTCGACGACCGTCCGGATGCGCTCGGCCCCGCGCCCCTCGACGGGGTCGCCGCCGATCGCGTAGCGGTCGGCGTCGCGGTCCTCGAAGGCGACCGTCGTCGTGGTCGCCGCCGGCGCGGTACAGACGCTGATGCTGTCGTGATACGGGTAGCGGCCCGGCTTTTCGCGGAGGCCGTGGTACTTGACGAGCCCCTGGATCGGGTGGGCTCGCGCTGTCGCCTTCATGGTCGCTCCTGGGCGGGCGGGCACTTTGGCCTTCCTTCGCCGGCGAACGAGGCAGTGATGTCGATGGCGGAGAAACATCGATGGTATTATTATTATTATTATTATTATTATTAGATTTTACCCTCTCTTCATGGGACTATCCGCATCTGAAATCAGTATACGGAGGTATTTCGTATTGTTCCTCGTGGCTTGCCTCGTGATACCGGCTGCCACGATACCGACCGTCGGTTCCACGACTGCAGACGACGGTGATGTACTGACCGATGGGACCGCGAACACACCGCTCGAAGGGAAGTCGGTGGCTCGATCGACCGTTCGTGACTTGCCGGCCGAGAACGAACGTCTCCGGGACGGTCGGGACCGGGCCAGCCGTCGTATCAATCGGTCAATTCAGACGTTTCGGGACCCGGTTCGGGTTCAGAATCAGTCTGCTTTCGAACACGATGCGAACGCCATCGAAGCGCTCTCGCCGTATCTGGAGACGAATCGATCTGACGCCGTCGGTCAGGTCGAATCGTCTCTCGTACGGGCCGACCATGTGAGTGCGAACCAGTCAGTCACGGATGCTCGTCGCGCTTTCAGGCTCTCGAAGGACGACCTCCCGCCGACTTCGTACTGGAGTGCCCGTTCGCACGTCTCGGAAGCCGAACGGCTGTTCGAAGAGGCGGAGGACCTTCGAGAACGTGCGAACGAGACGACGGGTGATCGGCGCGTCGAGCTCACGACTCGGGCCATCAGGACCTACGGGACTGCCGTTCAGCAGGCCAACGAAGCGTTGCGACTGATCGACGCCGATATCGGTCCGTCGGTCACAGTCGCCAGTCGATCGGATCCGATCGTCAACGACTCCGTTCGCGATCACTATAGCTTTCGAGGAACGATCGTGAATCCTCCCGGGTGGACGAACGTGACACTCACCGTCACAACGAACCGGACGCGAACGACGGTCAACCCACGGTGGAAGAACTACACGCACGCTCGCTTCTGGGCGGACCTCAATCGGACTGACCGGGTGACGGAGATCAGTATCGTGCCTACCCAGGGTGGCGAACCGATTCCTGGGGCGACCAACGCGACGATCCGTCTCGACGGTGACGGCCTGACCGATCGAACCGAGATCAACCTGACGGGGACCGATCCACTGGATCCAGACAGCGATTCGCCACTGACGACGGCCAACGAAAGCAGCAACGGGATCGTCGACGGTCGAGAGGATTTCGACGGTGACGGCCTTCTGACGAGCGAGGAGCAGTCGATCGGGACGCACCCACTCGATAACGACACCGACGGAGACGGTCTCAGAGACGCCTTCGAGATCAGCCGAACTCGAACGGATCCGACTCGACCGGATACAGACGGCGACGGCGTGCCTGACGGTGCGGAAGATCTGGACGGCGACGGACTGACGAATTTGGACGAACAGGCGGCCGGGACGCCACCACGATTTGCCGACATCGACGGTGACACGCTCACGGATCCAGCCGAACTCGCCAACGGAACTGATCCGCTCGATGCCGATACCGATGGGGACGGTCTCGACGACGACGCCGAACCCGCACTCGAAACTGATCCGCTCGACCCCGATACTGACGACGACGGGATACAGGACGGAAACGAGACGTTCACGACGACCGCCAGCAATCGGTCGCTCGGGGCGACCGTCACGCTGACGGGCGCGGGCAACGTTGCCGGTGGGGTCACCATCGACCGACAGGACGCACGATTCGCAACGTCGGATCGCATACAAAATCGCAGTGTATCGACGGTGGCCGATATTCGATCCGAACGGTCTTTCGAAACGGCAAACGTGACGCTCTC belongs to Halococcoides cellulosivorans and includes:
- a CDS encoding SRPBCC family protein; amino-acid sequence: MTVELERTIEIDAPRDAVWAFIADPIERARAISVVEAVDADPEHVDRATWEISLPIPLLDKRVSVDTRDVERDPPAFVRFVGRSSVMDIQGEHRLTETETGTSLSNRFVVDGHAPGVETFFERQFGAELDNLEAAFESFDTQDR
- a CDS encoding HPP family protein, which translates into the protein MTDRGDRSRFDPRGFYRAIAVRWHRWIERTDNLLTLSVLVVLPVLIGGVTLLANHEPALPFLLFPPLASGGYSLFADPGAWRRDVRRFVGGLSVGAASGWLALEAATAVWYQVPATNVHAGAVALGVLVTALVTLALDLQAPAAFSTALLVHVSGPGGVDPVGYVTSVIAGSLIVAGAYVVWRRGLYDRRAGLLYESIEADDQVLVPVYGETATATATLGARIAGAHDAGRVVLCGLLDGTDPPAHPASDADSVDAVAEDLERIAAAVTDRVGTPVDVVVARGRADRILRVAHDTDCDLIVAPAVYADEGLAPFVRALFQSDLDVLVHDSRAGRTEWNRVLVPVRRASDVAHSMIDFADRLVGSGAVSVCRCVDAADERPTAERAIERLITAFDRPIETRVAVSPLETFLDAYASQYDLVVIGASRDRSLPSRILSPPTYRRLAGIDTDLAIVDRNYRS
- a CDS encoding ParA family protein, with translation MASRDRPVRLCVTNAKGGTGKTTIAINVAGALNERGYDVLFVDLDPQGNATEGLGLVEAYDRGPPTLFDALTDPDGASMAPGLLVDHPEMTVLPSNIDLLQAERELTIAGLMARAKAEDMGIRAADLEPLALNIDPAMISPGNALDLLDPVLDAVEVGFDYVIVDSPPFYGQLTDTAIYATRNVIVPALTEATSERAIELLIDQLAALEAQADIRVDTVGVVANRVEQTNEDAAMIQWLETVFSEFPVWQVRKRVALQRAFSAGHSIFADEDAIDMERVFLQIADELSRRFEQPTPTNQETQA
- the purD gene encoding phosphoribosylamine--glycine ligase, whose product is MSETVLLVGGGGREHAIARALADDCTLYACATNRNPGIAGLADGVETLETTDPDAVTAYAEDIGATLAIIGPEAALQAGVTDALEAEGVATFGPSADAARIETDKEFQRRFMDRNDIPGCPEYAVFEDSEAACEYIDEFDGDLAVKPAGLTGGKGVRVIGDQVTVEEAKDYIRDSEHDRIVLEERLVGEEFTVQALVANGSVRVTPAVQDHKRAYEGDEGPNTGGMGSYSAASLELPFMDESEYMDAVDIIEQTVAALDDYTGVLYGQFMLTADGVRVVEFNARFGDPEAMNTLPVMTTPLLDVLVAAREGDQLPRLSFASQATVCKYAVPEGYPTDPAAGTKIDADAVDETDALLFYASVDAREDGIYTTTSRAFAVVGVADTIAEAESIAEDGLAAIGEEGVRVRHDIGTEALLAKRDEHLASLRE
- a CDS encoding FlaD/FlaE family flagellar protein, producing the protein MPINPRDYDLTHLREMADGPDGDRPDGADRHGQPDPLDAIPNAPESESFRASLYRELMPISRDDTTKPYLSGMPEVQSAEFLIFEWLEYLLLHGGYRGAMEALAYYEDVEWITGSVRSELGEYLMGIDHPAHDGEGLDVDDHLLSLVYVVKLDAMS
- a CDS encoding rod shape-determining protein, yielding MSEDDTEADEETEAAADEADAPEESAPDTADGPVPIGVKLGSTRTVIAYPDGGKLRTIRTLTCLATYDDPISGEEQALYGEQAAREYPDRVQFMLRSGLPEDEDRADLTARFFREVLESNDVPEDSVVVYAIPTIDNESGLENLQDVIENSPVGKALVESYPESLCGAIPAFGEGLEAVGEIFIAINMGSTNLEASAYRRGEQLSPFTTGAVTGNEVDRRIANYVEEETQGRVNIDVQTAREYKEEHADFENFEPFTDVIQQPGGGSHEFTIEKSVMNACDEYLDEVVEEVANTFLPELANDYMKLYNIALNQPIALTGGMVCIPGLVDEFEQRLSEELDRDVQVIAPDEPDRSATYGAQRIAARLAE
- a CDS encoding amidohydrolase — translated: MGTLVVKDGRVLRPDGSIDRADVRIDRTAGRIDAIGADLFGDDHLDASGGLVVPGLVNAHTHVAMTLLRGVADDKPLQAWLEEDIWPLEAHLTPSAVRAGTELGLVEMIRSGTTAFADMYFHMPEVVAAVEKSGLRARLGYGSITVGKDADAARQECRDGLAFAREYDGAADGRIRTAFMPHSLTTVGEQFLREFVPEARAADLPVHLHANENREEVAPIVEEHGQRPLAYAADCGLLDADDFLAHAVHLADGEIDLLAERGTGVVHCPASNMKLASGMAPVQRLLDAGVPVALGTDGAASNNDLDVFGEMRDAALVGKLAADDASAVDAQSAVEMATAGGADVLGFESGRIEAGANADLAVLDLDAPHLTPQHDLVSHLVYAARGSDVRHTVCDGQVLMADREVQTLDADAVRERAISEATALLDRAA
- a CDS encoding acyltransferase, with the translated sequence MSDEACGDDERRQDRLDRTATPGPNSVYSHWIRARNPIWMLFMPVVIWILKYVPSVRLKNVVLRTVGAEVGARTALAIGATPDFMWPDRITFGEDVIVGYDATILCHEFLQDEYRVGDVWIGDRATIGTGATVLPGVRIGADATVAANSLVASDVPRGTTVAGVPAEPVDDHLSP
- a CDS encoding DUF7525 family protein encodes the protein METQTDRPVGIALAGLAVAALGAGVMAVAAADNLIAGGGFALAVAAGVAAIVAVQTLA
- a CDS encoding phosphate signaling complex PhoU family protein, which codes for METRKVQQLGPSTLAMTLPAEWARTYDVEKGDEVSLRIGDQGSITVLPGSIDSGESTATIDASDLDADTLERAIVAQYVLGRRVIAVESGDRATLDGEHISAVYNAEAQLMGLGVIEETPDRISIRCSVDPADFSLTNLLERLESTGRTMRSEAIDALSQGNRELADRALNRERQANKIFVLLLRLIFSAHRDPTLARAVGLTESFPLIAYRSLAKNLELTADSAEDIATIARDADGHTLAVSDSTMKQIRAFNDHVDKISEQAIQAAVERDHGVTTDVRERFQAIDDQVQDIFDGLEELPNDDLLQVREVLVALQQTADFGVRNAEIATNLALDRDAGPVQIDDAANE